Below is a genomic region from Flavobacteriales bacterium.
ATTTTGGATAAATTCGACCGAAAGGTTGACAAGGCGCGCGATGCGGTCCGCGACCTTATCCACGAATAGCCTTGATACCAGGCAGTTCGGTTCCTTCCATGTACTCCAAAAGCGCGCCACCGCCTGTGGAAACATAGCTTACCTGATCGGCAAGGTTGAACTTGTTGATGGCCGCAACCGAATCGCCACCACCAATAAGTGAGAATGCACCATTTTTGGTTGCTTCCGCGATGGAAAGCGCCACGGCTTTTGTTCCATGCTGGAACGATTCCATTTCAAAAACGCCCATCGGTCCGTTCCAAAGGATGGTTTTGGATGCGTTGATCACTTCTGCATAGGTTTTCTCGGTCGCAGGACCGATATCCAATCCTAACCAGCCATCAGGAATGGCATTCGTGTCGCACGTCTGCTTGTTGGCATTGTTGTCAAACGCGTCTCCGGCAACGGTATCTTCTGGAAGCAGAATCTGGACACCTTTTTCCTTTGCATCGGCCAGAATCTGCTTGGCGGTTTCCAAGTAATCGTCTTCAACCAATGAGTTTCCTACACTTCCACCCAACGCTTTGGCAAACGTGTAGCTCATACCGCCACCGATAATGATGTTGTCAACGCGACCGATGAGATTGGTGATGATGGAGATCTTTGAAGAAACCTTCGCACCACCCATAATGGCGGTCAACGGCCTTTCGGCTGAGGTCAGAACCTTATCGATGCTCTCAATTTCCTTCGCCAACAGGTAGCCGAACATCTTGTCTTCTGGGAAGAACTCGGCCACAATCGTTGTGGAAGCATGCGCGCGGTGAGCGGTTCCGAAGGCATCATTCACATACACATCGCCCAATTTGGCCAATTGGCCAGCGAAATCCTTATCGCCCGCCTCTTCCTCTTTATGAAAACGGAGGTTTTCCAGCAGCAGCACATCTCCCGCGCTCAAATTAGCAGCAGCAGTTTCGGCAACTTCCCCCATGCAATCGGAAGCAAAAGCAACCTCAACGCCTAACAACTCAGAAAGGTGAGGGATCAAGTGCTTCAGCGAGAATTTGTTCTCCGGACCGTTTTTAGGTCTGCCCAAGTGGCTCATCAGAATAACGGACCCGCCATCTTTCAATATTTTTTTGATGGTTGGCAACGCGGCCACAATGCGTGTGTCATCGGTAATATTGAAGGCATCATCCAACGGAACGTTGAAATCTACACGGATCAACGCTTTTTTACCGGCAAACGAGAAAGAGTCCATTGTTTTCATGGCCGCAAAAATAGAAATCGCGAATTGCCATTTGGTAAGGGCCAACGTTACGCGAATCATATTTTTGGAACATGATACTTGTTACCGGAGGAACGGGGCTTTTAGGGTCGCATCTACTGCTTAAATTGGTTGAGAACGGGGAGCGCGTGAGGGCGATCTACCGCACGGAGGCCAAGCGCGATTCGGTGATAAGAACCTTTGGCTATTACCATGAAAATCCGCAAAGCATCTGGGAAAAGATAGAGTGGGTAAAAGGCGATGTACTTGATGTGCACAGTTTGGAAGATGCGCTGGAAGGCGTGGAGCAAGTGTATCATTGTGCGGCAGGCGTTACGTTCCTACCTGCCGAGCAGCCGTACATGCACAAGGTGAATGTGGAAGGAACGGCCAATGTCGTGAACCTGTGTTTGGAGTGTGATGGCGTGCGCCTGTGTCATGTCAGTTCGGTGGCGGCCATTGGCCGAGATGGTTCGGAAGAGGTGATCAGCGAGAAGAACGAGTGGAAGGATTCCGATCACAATGCAGCCTACGCGGTAAGCAAGTACCACGCAGAGATGGAGGTTTGGCGCGGTATTGTGGAAGGGCTGGACGCGTTCATGGTCAATCCATCACTCATTATCGGCCCTGGCGATTGGAACGCCAGCACGGGCGCCATGTTCCGAAGAACGTGGAACGGACTGCCTTTCTACACGCGAGGCGGAAACTGTTTCGTGGATGTGTTGGATGTGGCCGAGGTGATGATCCGTTTGATGGCATCGGATGTACGTAACGAGCGCTTCATTGTGGGAGCGGAGAACAGGAAGTTCAAGGAAGTGTTTGAGCGGATTGCAACTCACATGAACAAGAAGTCACCTCGCTTTGAGGCCACGCCTTTGATGACCGAACTCACGTGGCGCGCGGAGAAATTGGTGAGCGCGGTAACTGGTAAAAAGCCGTTCATCACCAAAGAAGTGGCGCATCATGCCATGCAACTGAACCGCTACGACAACAGCAAATTGCTGAAAGCGTTACCGGATTTCAAGTTCAAAGATCTGAATGAAACGCTGGAATTCATTTGCCAGCAGTACGTGAAAGAGGCGACTACTGGTCAGAGTTGACCTCCGATTCCAGCTCCGAAAGCTGTTCCAGCACCTTATCGTAGATCACGTTCATCTCTTCCGTGCGGGTAGAATAGTAGTACAGGCTGCTGTCAAACTCGGTTTTGGTAACTCCGTGAGAAACAAAAATGGACTCGAACATCCGATCATAGTTCAGATTGGCCGAATCGGGTTCGATCACCTTCAGGTTCTGTGCTGTTTCCACCAAGTGCATATCCACCATTACCGAAACCATTTTGTCTTCATCCAGCAGATAATCGGGCTTCTTTTCCGCGTTCTCTTGGCACGAGCCAAACCAAAGGCAGCCAATAACCAATAACCAATAACGACCGTTCATCTGTCAAAGGTCAATCGTTCTCCAAGTTTCGAATCATCCAGCTTGCCGTTGGCGTAGGCCAAATGCCCGTTCACAAAGGTGTGTGTGATGGAAGATTGGAAGGTCGTTCCCTCAAAAATGGACCAGCCGCATTTGTAAAGGATGTTCTCCTTAGAAACCGTCCACGCTTGGTTCGGATTCACCAGCACGAGGTCGGCAGCATAGCCCTCGCGGATGTAGCCACGATTTTCCAACTGAAAGCAGATGGCAGGTGCGTGGCACATTTTCTCCACCATGCGTTCAATGCTGATGGCACCGTTCCGTACGTGTTCCATCATGGCGGGGAGCGCATGTTGCACCAATGGCCCGCCAGACGGTGCCTTCAGGTATTTGTTCTGTTTTTCCTCCCACGTGTGCGGGGCGTGGTCGGTGGCAATAATGTCGATGCGGTCTTCCAGCAGTGCTTTGAAAACACCTTGCCTGTCCGCTTCGGTTTTCACCGCAGGGTTCCATTTCAGCAACGTTCCCTTCGTTTCATACATCGAATCGTTGAAGGTGAGATGATGGATGCACGCCTCGGCCGTGATGCGTTTCTGCGCCAACGGCACCGAATTATCAAAAAGGTGCGTTTCCTTTTCGGTGGAGATGTGCAGAATGTGTAGGCGGGTGTTGTGCTTCTTGGCCAACTCAACGGCCTTGGAAGAGGAAAGGTAACACGCCTCTACGCTTCGGATCTTCGGGTGTTCCGTTATCGGAATATCCTCTCCGAAACGCTCAATGGCCGCTGCCGTGTTGGCGCGGATGGTCGCTTCGTCTTCGCAATGCGTAGCGATCAATAACGGACATTCGGAGAAAATTCCATCCAGCGTAGCTTCATTGTCCACCAGCATGTTTCCGGTTGATGAGCCCATGAAGATCTTTACGCCACAAACGTTCCTGTCATCGGTTTTCAGCACCTCATCCAAATTGTCGTTGGATGC
It encodes:
- a CDS encoding dihydroorotase produces the protein MSRFLIKGATIVNEGKQEHKDVLLENGLIAKIGDNISADGNVTEINADGLFLLPGVIDDQVHFREPGLTHKGELFTESRAAVAGGITSYMEMPNTVPNALTQELLQDKYDRAAQVSLANYSFFMGASNDNLDEVLKTDDRNVCGVKIFMGSSTGNMLVDNEATLDGIFSECPLLIATHCEDEATIRANTAAAIERFGEDIPITEHPKIRSVEACYLSSSKAVELAKKHNTRLHILHISTEKETHLFDNSVPLAQKRITAEACIHHLTFNDSMYETKGTLLKWNPAVKTEADRQGVFKALLEDRIDIIATDHAPHTWEEKQNKYLKAPSGGPLVQHALPAMMEHVRNGAISIERMVEKMCHAPAICFQLENRGYIREGYAADLVLVNPNQAWTVSKENILYKCGWSIFEGTTFQSSITHTFVNGHLAYANGKLDDSKLGERLTFDR
- a CDS encoding NAD-dependent epimerase/dehydratase family protein; the protein is MILVTGGTGLLGSHLLLKLVENGERVRAIYRTEAKRDSVIRTFGYYHENPQSIWEKIEWVKGDVLDVHSLEDALEGVEQVYHCAAGVTFLPAEQPYMHKVNVEGTANVVNLCLECDGVRLCHVSSVAAIGRDGSEEVISEKNEWKDSDHNAAYAVSKYHAEMEVWRGIVEGLDAFMVNPSLIIGPGDWNASTGAMFRRTWNGLPFYTRGGNCFVDVLDVAEVMIRLMASDVRNERFIVGAENRKFKEVFERIATHMNKKSPRFEATPLMTELTWRAEKLVSAVTGKKPFITKEVAHHAMQLNRYDNSKLLKALPDFKFKDLNETLEFICQQYVKEATTGQS
- a CDS encoding DUF4296 domain-containing protein — encoded protein: MNGRYWLLVIGCLWFGSCQENAEKKPDYLLDEDKMVSVMVDMHLVETAQNLKVIEPDSANLNYDRMFESIFVSHGVTKTEFDSSLYYYSTRTEEMNVIYDKVLEQLSELESEVNSDQ
- the pgk gene encoding phosphoglycerate kinase — translated: MKTMDSFSFAGKKALIRVDFNVPLDDAFNITDDTRIVAALPTIKKILKDGGSVILMSHLGRPKNGPENKFSLKHLIPHLSELLGVEVAFASDCMGEVAETAAANLSAGDVLLLENLRFHKEEEAGDKDFAGQLAKLGDVYVNDAFGTAHRAHASTTIVAEFFPEDKMFGYLLAKEIESIDKVLTSAERPLTAIMGGAKVSSKISIITNLIGRVDNIIIGGGMSYTFAKALGGSVGNSLVEDDYLETAKQILADAKEKGVQILLPEDTVAGDAFDNNANKQTCDTNAIPDGWLGLDIGPATEKTYAEVINASKTILWNGPMGVFEMESFQHGTKAVALSIAEATKNGAFSLIGGGDSVAAINKFNLADQVSYVSTGGGALLEYMEGTELPGIKAIRG